One genomic region from Bacillus aquiflavi encodes:
- a CDS encoding IS110 family RNA-guided transposase: MSQMLVGVDVSLKSHHVHFMKQDGSTLADFSVSNDQNGAATLIKRMLEAAEKSQANQLKIGMEATDLYSWHLAHYLQDQMKGYEPKFQASIYVLNARKVARFKKGYDSLVKNDRIDAWVIADHLRFGRLPAQMKDAIQYEALQRLTRTRFHFMREITRNKTYFLNQLFLKFSGLRQDNPFSDKFGATSMAVMEELEPETIAEMSIEELVEFLQDKGKNRFENPEEIAKYLHKLARSSYRLNKAMQDPVNISMSVTLSTIQHIELQVKRLDKEIAKLMKGIPQTLTSVKGIGDVYAAGLIAEIGDIKRFKDHHALAKYAGLVWNQNQSGEFESQETARMRTGNKYLRYYLIQAADKIRKYDSEYKAFYTKKYDEVPKHKHKRALVLTARKLVRLVFSLLRTNQLYTPPERRD; encoded by the coding sequence ATGTCACAAATGCTTGTTGGTGTAGACGTAAGCTTGAAGTCCCATCATGTCCATTTCATGAAACAGGACGGATCCACACTTGCCGACTTTTCTGTTTCTAATGATCAAAACGGGGCCGCAACCCTGATCAAACGAATGCTAGAAGCAGCGGAAAAAAGTCAGGCCAACCAATTGAAGATTGGGATGGAAGCCACTGATCTTTACAGTTGGCATCTTGCCCATTATCTACAAGACCAAATGAAAGGCTATGAACCTAAGTTCCAAGCCTCTATCTACGTACTAAATGCGAGAAAAGTCGCTCGTTTTAAAAAAGGGTATGACTCCCTTGTGAAAAACGATCGCATAGATGCCTGGGTCATCGCTGACCACTTGCGCTTTGGCCGACTGCCAGCCCAAATGAAAGATGCCATACAATATGAAGCCCTTCAACGATTAACACGGACAAGGTTTCATTTTATGCGGGAAATTACCCGAAATAAAACGTATTTTCTTAACCAGCTCTTTTTAAAGTTCAGTGGACTGAGACAAGATAATCCATTTTCAGATAAATTCGGAGCTACGAGTATGGCTGTCATGGAAGAACTAGAGCCCGAAACCATCGCTGAAATGAGTATCGAAGAACTCGTCGAGTTCCTGCAGGATAAAGGGAAGAACCGATTTGAAAACCCAGAAGAAATCGCAAAATATCTTCATAAGTTGGCTAGATCATCTTATCGGTTAAATAAGGCTATGCAGGATCCCGTAAATATTTCTATGTCAGTTACTCTAAGTACCATTCAACATATCGAGTTACAAGTAAAGCGGCTAGATAAAGAAATTGCCAAGTTAATGAAAGGCATACCGCAAACTCTAACGTCTGTAAAAGGAATTGGAGACGTTTATGCGGCAGGGCTGATAGCCGAAATAGGCGATATAAAGCGATTTAAAGATCATCATGCCTTAGCGAAATATGCTGGTTTGGTATGGAACCAAAACCAATCGGGCGAATTCGAATCCCAAGAAACGGCAAGAATGAGGACAGGCAATAAATATTTGCGATACTACCTTATTCAAGCTGCCGATAAGATCCGAAAGTATGACTCTGAATATAAAGCTTTTTACACAAAAAAGTACGATGAAGTTCCAAAACATAAACACAAACGCGCTCTCGTCTTAACTGCAAGAAAACTGGTACGATTGGTGTTTTCGCTACTACGCACCAATCAGTTGTACACACCACCTGAAAGGAGAGATTAA
- a CDS encoding helix-turn-helix domain-containing protein, producing MDFFAIGKKIKELRKVLGLSQEELANGICTQAQISKIEKGDVYPYATTLYLISQRLGVDVNYFFDIGTTPRLDYVQEVYKQLTYTRRNSNYEEMAQIVKLEEKNPLFTQNNKNLQLLLWHKGICEYMLNRDKEKAIKTLEKAILLTKTTEKVWSEREIEVLLSIGSIYFEEQNYKKTIDTYLLAKEHLEQLPFLNDHTIYCRLHYNIARVLTRLHRYNESFFHCKEGIKWCIEKDNLYLLGELYYHIGYNYEIQGHFKKAKQHMKKALVVFELQQDDKYKQFISEKIKKW from the coding sequence ATGGATTTTTTTGCAATTGGCAAAAAAATTAAAGAGTTGAGAAAAGTATTGGGGTTGTCACAAGAAGAACTAGCAAATGGTATTTGTACCCAAGCACAAATTAGTAAAATTGAAAAAGGGGACGTATATCCATATGCTACAACTTTATATCTAATTTCTCAACGACTAGGGGTTGACGTAAACTATTTTTTTGATATAGGTACAACACCTCGTCTTGATTATGTACAAGAAGTTTACAAGCAACTAACATATACACGAAGAAATTCAAATTATGAAGAAATGGCACAAATAGTGAAACTCGAAGAAAAAAATCCTCTTTTTACTCAAAATAATAAAAATTTGCAGCTCTTGCTTTGGCATAAAGGAATATGTGAATATATGCTTAATCGTGATAAAGAAAAAGCGATAAAAACACTTGAAAAAGCCATCTTATTAACAAAGACGACGGAAAAGGTTTGGTCGGAAAGAGAAATCGAAGTATTGCTTAGTATAGGCTCCATTTATTTCGAGGAGCAAAACTATAAAAAAACAATTGATACATATTTGTTAGCTAAAGAGCATTTAGAACAGCTGCCCTTTCTCAATGATCATACAATTTATTGCCGCTTACATTATAATATAGCTCGCGTGTTAACGAGACTGCACCGTTATAATGAATCCTTTTTTCATTGTAAAGAAGGGATAAAATGGTGTATTGAGAAGGACAATTTATATTTATTGGGTGAGCTTTATTACCATATTGGCTACAATTATGAGATTCAAGGTCATTTTAAAAAGGCTAAGCAACATATGAAAAAGGCTTTAGTTGTTTTCGAACTACAACAAGATGATAAATATAAACAATTTATATCTGAAAAAATAAAAAAATGGTGA
- a CDS encoding efflux RND transporter periplasmic adaptor subunit: protein MKVNIYSDIKKGKMTGSIEQISPLPADGPKVEGKSLYPFTVKLEEGEGTELYSGMHVNLSVIFKKLTDVLIIPQNSIAKKSNHHYVFIINHKGKLQRRKIKPGLKVNGKQEIIDGLKQGELVVLSITKKSDDKPSIITPLQLSDVNKKSLKQMTKRQVLKYILLGVTKS from the coding sequence ATGAAAGTTAATATTTATTCAGATATTAAAAAAGGAAAAATGACAGGATCAATTGAGCAAATATCCCCATTGCCTGCTGATGGTCCAAAAGTTGAAGGAAAAAGTTTATATCCGTTCACCGTGAAACTAGAAGAAGGTGAAGGAACGGAACTTTACTCTGGAATGCATGTCAATTTATCAGTTATTTTTAAAAAATTAACAGATGTTTTAATTATTCCTCAAAATAGTATTGCAAAAAAGAGTAATCATCATTATGTTTTTATCATTAATCATAAAGGCAAACTTCAAAGGCGGAAGATTAAACCGGGATTGAAGGTTAACGGAAAACAAGAAATTATTGACGGATTAAAACAGGGGGAGCTCGTAGTATTATCAATTACGAAGAAAAGTGATGATAAACCTTCGATAATTACACCATTGCAATTATCTGATGTAAATAAAAAGTCGTTAAAACAAATGACGAAAAGGCAAGTTCTCAAATATATTTTACTCGGAGTTACAAAAAGCTAA
- a CDS encoding MFS transporter, with protein MEQQHELHTAEKVSRKKAWQLYFSLPIISWALYDFANTIFSSNINTIFFPFYLQEVIGENEVLNQIASTFVSYSNAVASIFLVIFSPLFGVLIDRTGRKKKYIVVFTLITISSTLLMGVFGAGTIPGKTFGLPTSLVLVVILFIIAKFFYHSSLVFYDSIISDLGSKQEIPLISGFGVAVGYVGTLVGLSVYPLVSNGGFHKAFIPSALLFLIFSIPFFLFVKDKPIVPKKKQSFLAGYREIFQTFKEMRLYKPIFIFMIAYFFLNDAIATTIAMMSVYAKTIVGFSTGKFILLYLVSTVSSIIGSFIFGYVTKAKGAKKGVHYVGILLLVALLIAVFAVNEGMFWIAGSMFGVALGSMWVTTRTLIVELTPENKRGQFFGLFAFSGKISAVVGPLIYGSITLIFADYGNIASRMALGSLMILTLIGLIIHSKIPETNEI; from the coding sequence ATGGAACAACAGCATGAGCTACATACTGCTGAAAAGGTTTCACGTAAAAAAGCATGGCAGCTTTATTTTTCTTTACCTATCATATCTTGGGCACTTTACGACTTTGCAAATACAATCTTTTCTTCAAATATCAATACAATATTTTTTCCGTTTTACTTGCAAGAAGTAATTGGAGAAAATGAAGTATTGAATCAAATTGCCAGTACATTTGTCTCGTATTCTAATGCAGTTGCAAGTATTTTTCTAGTTATCTTTTCACCACTTTTTGGCGTATTAATCGATCGAACTGGACGGAAAAAGAAATATATTGTTGTCTTTACACTGATAACAATCTCTTCAACTTTACTTATGGGGGTTTTTGGAGCAGGTACGATACCTGGTAAAACATTTGGATTGCCTACATCACTTGTACTCGTTGTAATCTTATTTATTATTGCAAAATTTTTTTACCATTCAAGCTTAGTGTTCTATGATTCTATTATTTCTGATTTAGGCTCCAAACAAGAAATTCCGCTTATATCTGGATTTGGAGTTGCGGTAGGCTATGTCGGTACTTTAGTTGGTTTATCGGTATATCCGTTAGTGAGTAACGGAGGATTCCATAAAGCTTTCATTCCATCTGCACTTTTATTTCTTATTTTTTCAATCCCATTTTTTTTATTTGTAAAAGATAAACCAATTGTACCTAAAAAGAAACAATCTTTTCTAGCCGGCTATCGAGAAATTTTCCAAACATTTAAAGAGATGCGATTGTATAAACCTATATTCATCTTTATGATTGCCTATTTCTTCTTAAATGATGCAATCGCTACTACAATCGCAATGATGTCTGTCTATGCCAAAACGATTGTTGGTTTTTCAACAGGTAAATTTATTCTGTTATATCTTGTCTCAACCGTTTCAAGTATTATCGGTTCTTTTATTTTCGGATATGTAACTAAAGCAAAAGGAGCTAAAAAAGGAGTCCATTATGTTGGAATATTGCTGCTAGTGGCTTTATTAATAGCTGTTTTTGCCGTAAATGAAGGAATGTTTTGGATAGCAGGAAGTATGTTTGGTGTGGCTCTTGGGTCTATGTGGGTAACAACTCGCACACTTATTGTTGAATTAACCCCTGAAAATAAACGTGGGCAGTTTTTTGGTTTGTTTGCTTTTTCAGGGAAAATATCGGCGGTAGTTGGACCGCTTATTTACGGAAGCATCACCCTCATTTTCGCTGACTATGGAAACATAGCTAGCAGAATGGCTCTCGGTTCATTGATGATTTTAACTTTAATTGGGTTGATTATCCATTCTAAAATTCCAGAAACAAACGAAATCTAA
- a CDS encoding alpha/beta fold hydrolase — translation MLHYRLYETDPSYSWVTFIHGAGGSSSIWYKQIKEYKNHFNILCIDLRGHGKSKKDTWKKNDTFIQVAEDVIKVLDHLNISSSHFVGISLGTIVIQTLAQEYPNRVLSTILGGAVIKLNIRAKFLLTVGRLFKSIIPYMWLYKLFATIIMPYSHHKESRIVFIQQAKKMCQKEFVRWFSLTKSINPFLKNLQLNVKGIPTLFIMGEEDYLFLAPVKELVSRQPELHLITLKNSGHVCNIDQPQKFNKATIQFIQSLNY, via the coding sequence GTGTTACACTATCGACTATATGAAACGGATCCGTCGTATTCATGGGTTACTTTTATTCATGGAGCAGGAGGAAGTTCAAGTATTTGGTACAAACAAATTAAGGAATACAAAAATCATTTTAATATTTTATGTATTGATTTACGTGGACACGGAAAATCAAAAAAAGATACGTGGAAAAAGAATGACACTTTTATTCAAGTTGCAGAGGATGTCATAAAGGTCCTTGACCATTTAAACATTTCCTCATCTCATTTTGTCGGGATTTCATTGGGAACAATCGTTATTCAAACACTTGCACAAGAATATCCTAATCGGGTTTTATCAACAATTCTTGGCGGTGCAGTCATTAAACTTAATATTAGGGCAAAATTTCTTTTAACAGTTGGCCGTCTATTTAAATCCATCATCCCTTATATGTGGCTTTATAAATTATTTGCAACGATTATAATGCCATATTCCCATCATAAAGAATCTCGTATAGTCTTTATTCAGCAAGCTAAAAAAATGTGTCAAAAAGAGTTCGTACGCTGGTTTTCCTTGACAAAATCTATTAATCCCTTTTTGAAAAATCTCCAATTAAATGTAAAAGGGATCCCCACTCTTTTTATTATGGGCGAAGAAGATTATTTATTTTTAGCCCCTGTGAAAGAGCTTGTAAGTAGACAGCCAGAGTTACACCTTATTACATTGAAAAACTCGGGCCACGTATGTAATATTGACCAGCCACAAAAGTTTAACAAAGCAACTATTCAATTTATCCAAAGCCTGAATTACTAA
- a CDS encoding sigma-70 family RNA polymerase sigma factor, with protein MDSFDQLVKQYSPMIHKIIKSLHIYKNREEYYQIGLIALWDAAIRFDHKKGRFISYAYMYIRGRIMTELTKSCKGEEISFYPKEEFWDSIIDFSPKDPLELEVLLSYCTGLTLKQRKWVIYTFYFGLRQTEIALIEQISISAVKQYRKAALCKIKANILSQ; from the coding sequence ATGGATAGTTTTGATCAATTAGTTAAGCAATATTCTCCAATGATCCACAAAATTATTAAGTCATTACACATTTATAAAAACAGAGAGGAATACTATCAAATCGGATTAATAGCTCTTTGGGATGCTGCCATTCGGTTTGATCATAAAAAGGGTCGTTTTATAAGCTATGCATACATGTATATAAGGGGAAGAATAATGACAGAGCTAACTAAATCATGTAAAGGCGAGGAAATAAGCTTCTATCCAAAGGAAGAGTTTTGGGATTCTATTATTGATTTTTCGCCAAAAGATCCCCTTGAGCTTGAAGTTTTGCTATCGTATTGTACAGGACTAACATTAAAACAGCGTAAATGGGTGATATATACCTTTTACTTTGGGTTGAGACAAACTGAAATTGCCTTAATTGAACAAATATCAATAAGTGCTGTAAAACAATATCGTAAGGCGGCATTATGTAAGATTAAGGCGAATATTTTATCACAATAA
- a CDS encoding competence protein ComK, producing the protein MRTVLEYTKKTPLIISLQESIYTFPTKSPDHFDCRWVFPQHIYKYDDKNGKNRVIFNNGEQFDINCSPYTFRKQWYRSSHCIIYYSKPSKIQIVVKE; encoded by the coding sequence ATTCGCACAGTCCTTGAATATACTAAGAAAACTCCGCTAATCATTTCCCTACAAGAATCTATATACACATTTCCAACCAAATCTCCAGATCATTTTGATTGTAGATGGGTTTTCCCACAGCATATTTATAAGTATGATGATAAAAACGGGAAAAATAGAGTCATTTTTAACAATGGGGAACAATTTGACATTAATTGCTCACCCTATACATTTAGAAAACAATGGTATCGTTCTTCGCACTGCATTATTTATTATTCAAAACCTTCAAAAATACAAATAGTAGTAAAAGAATAA
- a CDS encoding competence protein ComK: MVVKENYLISTSTMGLKEALHPEYETIIYDQKGTYYSKKKAVDLLNEACILKDGAD; this comes from the coding sequence ATGGTAGTTAAAGAAAACTATTTAATTTCCACATCTACGATGGGGCTGAAAGAGGCACTTCATCCAGAATATGAAACAATAATTTATGATCAAAAAGGAACTTATTATTCGAAGAAGAAGGCAGTGGATCTATTAAATGAAGCTTGTATTTTGAAAGATGGTGCAGATTAA
- a CDS encoding MFS transporter, producing MKELSTLAEEREGGKLYKYTLKDKAFKRMMVAMTCASVIVFANLYFVQPIMPLLVRDFRVTETTAGLSLSVAVISMIIGLLFFGFLSDRIGRHNIMMITLISSIIPLIFMPFVPSFNLFLLLRLFQGFFIAGLPAAAIAYISEEVSPRGVSVGIATYIAANGLGGMAGRVFVGYAADVFKWETSIYLLFSLSLVFFLVFYFLLPRSRFFEPSNTSYKKDIHGMLVHGKNKKLIPVFIMGVILQFSFTGAWTYLPFYLEQEPFFLTVKDISFTYFAYTAGIVGSMVAGRLAVHIPKTKIVFTGVITLIAGSWITLVPSLTTVIIGLCLTCLGFFTAHSLMAAIVNERATHHKGGASSMYLVCYYVGVATGGTISGVLWNSFGWIGVLSISFLLIPLVLWVFFGVRRKDS from the coding sequence GTGAAAGAATTGAGTACTTTGGCAGAAGAAAGAGAAGGCGGGAAATTATATAAATATACATTAAAGGATAAGGCGTTTAAAAGGATGATGGTTGCAATGACTTGTGCATCTGTCATCGTATTTGCGAATCTTTATTTTGTTCAGCCGATCATGCCTTTATTAGTAAGAGACTTTCGAGTAACTGAAACAACAGCGGGATTATCATTATCAGTTGCAGTTATTTCGATGATTATTGGTTTGCTTTTTTTCGGGTTTTTATCAGATAGAATCGGACGACACAACATTATGATGATTACATTAATTAGTTCGATCATTCCGCTAATCTTTATGCCGTTTGTACCTAGTTTTAATTTGTTTTTATTACTTCGCCTTTTTCAAGGGTTTTTTATAGCTGGTTTACCAGCTGCGGCAATTGCTTATATTAGTGAAGAAGTCTCTCCTCGGGGTGTTAGTGTCGGCATTGCTACATATATTGCCGCAAATGGACTTGGGGGAATGGCAGGCCGAGTGTTTGTCGGCTACGCAGCCGATGTATTTAAGTGGGAAACATCAATTTATTTATTATTTAGTTTAAGTTTAGTTTTTTTCCTTGTTTTTTATTTTTTATTGCCGCGTTCACGTTTCTTTGAGCCTAGTAATACTTCATATAAGAAAGATATACATGGTATGCTTGTGCATGGGAAAAACAAAAAGCTCATTCCAGTTTTTATTATGGGTGTTATTTTACAATTCTCATTTACTGGAGCGTGGACTTATTTACCTTTTTATCTAGAACAAGAACCGTTTTTTTTGACAGTAAAGGATATTTCTTTTACTTATTTTGCATATACGGCAGGAATTGTTGGATCAATGGTAGCAGGAAGACTGGCTGTTCATATACCTAAGACAAAGATCGTATTTACTGGAGTAATTACTTTAATCGCTGGCTCTTGGATAACGTTAGTACCATCGTTAACGACTGTTATTATTGGACTTTGTTTAACGTGTCTTGGTTTTTTCACTGCCCATTCTTTAATGGCCGCAATTGTGAACGAACGTGCAACCCATCATAAAGGCGGGGCATCTAGTATGTATTTAGTCTGCTATTATGTGGGTGTTGCAACCGGGGGAACAATAAGTGGTGTTCTTTGGAATAGCTTCGGTTGGATTGGTGTCCTTTCAATATCCTTTCTTCTTATTCCGCTCGTCCTATGGGTGTTTTTTGGAGTGAGAAGGAAGGATAGCTAA